The Armatimonadota bacterium genome contains a region encoding:
- a CDS encoding FAD:protein FMN transferase — protein sequence MLWKWSKTKRRRWQLEGVLGTSLDLQINAPDPESVFERCMARIDELEEIFSSYRTTSEFSRFLNSNGKSIPLSDELAHVLKKAAEWRQQSGGVFDSSLGEHPIDKEIWTISGSSGVCHTSAACTLNAIAKGYIVDQVAERAIALGATEVLVNIGGDLRHIGPKPVVIGIANPMADNLKPLAAIKLLNQGIATSGGAYRTDGSEDRSHIINPLKKEGISRIVWCSSVAHSCFEADFAATILTVTEGAMIPLNISGLEFVITSSDGELKQSSGWSNLLKSK from the coding sequence ATGCTTTGGAAATGGTCGAAAACCAAACGGCGGCGATGGCAACTTGAAGGTGTGCTAGGCACAAGTCTTGATCTTCAGATCAATGCCCCCGATCCAGAATCGGTGTTCGAACGTTGTATGGCGAGGATTGATGAACTCGAAGAGATATTCTCGTCGTACAGAACAACCAGCGAGTTTTCACGCTTTCTGAACTCCAATGGTAAATCGATTCCATTGAGCGATGAACTTGCCCACGTCTTGAAAAAGGCTGCCGAATGGAGGCAACAGTCGGGAGGAGTATTCGATTCTTCCCTCGGTGAGCATCCGATAGACAAAGAGATTTGGACCATTTCCGGTTCTAGTGGTGTTTGTCACACGAGTGCTGCTTGCACGCTCAACGCAATCGCGAAGGGATACATCGTCGATCAAGTCGCCGAGAGGGCCATCGCCCTGGGTGCCACCGAAGTTTTAGTGAACATCGGTGGAGACCTGCGCCACATCGGCCCCAAACCGGTAGTGATCGGGATCGCCAACCCGATGGCGGATAATCTCAAACCGTTGGCTGCGATCAAGCTTTTGAACCAAGGAATTGCGACCAGTGGCGGTGCATATCGCACGGATGGATCCGAGGATCGCTCGCACATTATCAATCCTCTGAAGAAGGAGGGAATCAGCAGAATAGTCTGGTGCAGTTCAGTTGCTCACTCCTGCTTTGAGGCTGACTTCGCCGCCACGATTTTGACCGTAACGGAAGGCGCGATGATTCCACTGAACATTTCGGGACTGGAATTTGTCATTACTAGCTCGGACGGCGAACTAAAACAATCCTCCGGTTGGAGTAACCTCCTGAAATCAAAATGA
- a CDS encoding DUF2271 domain-containing protein: protein MKSLYEQRVSRRRFLSGLAGLGFGLVGLRGLASAAAKFDSRFELMVEVEINSIMERRVHRPYVAVWIEDAKGNAVRTLALWVQNSGRGPRWIPDLRRWFGEEETRKQAKGGDLVQSISSATRNAGKYQLVFNGKDDAGQTISQGDYYLCIEAAREHGTYQLIREKLSFGTKLYKKDIEGNIEIKGAKVDFRKRT, encoded by the coding sequence ATGAAATCATTGTATGAGCAAAGAGTTTCGCGCCGGAGATTCCTTTCCGGACTGGCTGGCCTCGGATTTGGGCTCGTCGGCCTGCGCGGACTTGCATCGGCCGCAGCCAAGTTCGATTCGCGATTCGAACTGATGGTTGAAGTCGAGATCAACTCGATCATGGAGCGCCGAGTCCACCGGCCGTACGTCGCGGTTTGGATCGAGGATGCCAAAGGTAACGCAGTTCGAACACTCGCGCTATGGGTACAGAATTCGGGACGCGGTCCTCGCTGGATTCCCGATCTACGACGATGGTTTGGCGAAGAAGAAACCAGGAAGCAAGCCAAAGGCGGCGACCTCGTCCAGTCGATTTCTAGCGCGACGCGCAACGCCGGAAAGTATCAGCTAGTCTTTAACGGCAAAGATGATGCCGGGCAAACCATCAGCCAGGGCGATTACTACTTGTGCATTGAAGCCGCTAGGGAGCATGGCACTTATCAGCTGATCCGCGAGAAACTGTCGTTTGGAACCAAGTTGTACAAGAAAGACATCGAGGGCAACATAGAAATTAAGGGCGCGAAGGTTGACTTCAGAAAGCGAACCTAA
- a CDS encoding PepSY-associated TM helix domain-containing protein, translated as MRWLHTYTSMIALILVLFFSITGITLNHPEWSFGAPDSNKKVEGELNMTWLRSDQIDWLAIAETLRQRHGLKGIVSDKQADENQGSITFKGPGYNADCFFDRKTGSYSLDIEQQGWLNVMNDLHRGRDAGKNWALFIDVSGVILTLISITGLAMIFFLKKVRWSGLAWMVAGGIITYYLAIFATK; from the coding sequence ATGCGGTGGCTCCACACCTACACCTCTATGATCGCGTTGATCCTAGTGCTGTTTTTTAGCATCACTGGGATCACCCTGAACCATCCTGAATGGTCGTTTGGCGCACCAGATTCTAACAAGAAGGTCGAAGGGGAACTCAACATGACCTGGCTCCGATCTGACCAAATCGACTGGCTGGCCATTGCCGAAACCCTTCGCCAGCGCCACGGTCTCAAGGGGATTGTCAGCGACAAACAAGCGGATGAAAATCAAGGGTCGATCACTTTCAAAGGCCCTGGATACAACGCGGACTGTTTTTTCGATCGCAAGACGGGTTCTTATTCGCTGGACATTGAGCAGCAAGGGTGGCTCAACGTGATGAATGACCTTCATCGCGGCCGGGATGCTGGCAAGAACTGGGCGTTATTTATTGATGTTTCAGGAGTTATTCTTACACTTATCTCAATCACCGGGCTAGCAATGATCTTCTTCTTAAAGAAGGTTCGGTGGAGCGGACTAGCTTGGATGGTCGCGGGTGGAATCATCACCTATTACTTGGCAATTTTCGCAACGAAATAG
- the nuoG gene encoding NADH-quinone oxidoreductase subunit NuoG, translating to MAAVANQELVTITINEIEIQVPKGELIVEAVKRLGLEIPIFCYHPRLKPVGMCRMCLVEVGFRQPDGSVRKMPKPQAGCTLPASEGMAIYTDTEMVHRDRKGVLEFLLVNHPLDCPICDRGGECPLQNNTIFYGPSTSRFTELKRHLPKAYPLSEYVTLDLERCIQCGRCVRFTEEISGDAQLAFRFRGAQMQPSTFQLLNFESKFSGNVIEICPVGALTSTKYRFRARPWDLETKPSICTECSNHCNVWFDTRSSKFVRMNGRTNEMVNEEWTCDKGKFGQDWYNSADRLGQVLIRSGSGFTPAGWSEAYDQILPAFKDAGKSAAILIGGKNSNEALFMLKKFGAEVVNTPNIDHRWAKTIPSESDSVESVFGTNAVQDSIADLEFKKSIIVFGTNLAEDLPMIYLRVRKAWFNHGAVVSFMGQSASEVESFAANKLRYKANSEAALALAVLKSAVDQHGYSVPAGVTSAISSRSLESLCKAAEVDPKVVGSIASSIVAGAAIITSSGIYDSVNAQDTVEALAGLAMISGATFNCYDTTPSGTAAGVIGLVPGKGGMNTNQILEACSEHRIKALWLVNCDPFELCENKRLVADALESVDFLVVQSATKNSALPYASIVLPASGPAEQEGTYTNCERRVQHAGAVLAAPGEAKAGWRIFSEVLLRANPGKPFFNSKEVFEALCKENSQFKSVNLDELSAEGSIVQGRVKYEVTNA from the coding sequence ATGGCAGCTGTCGCAAACCAAGAACTCGTCACGATCACCATAAACGAGATCGAAATTCAGGTGCCCAAAGGTGAACTCATCGTAGAAGCGGTGAAGCGCCTTGGGCTCGAGATTCCGATCTTCTGTTATCATCCGCGTCTCAAGCCGGTGGGCATGTGCCGCATGTGCCTGGTCGAAGTTGGATTTCGACAGCCAGACGGCAGCGTACGCAAGATGCCAAAGCCTCAAGCAGGCTGTACTTTGCCTGCCAGCGAAGGCATGGCCATCTATACCGACACCGAAATGGTCCACCGAGACCGCAAAGGTGTCCTTGAATTCCTCCTGGTTAACCACCCACTCGATTGTCCGATCTGCGACCGCGGCGGCGAGTGCCCACTTCAAAACAACACGATTTTTTACGGCCCGAGCACTTCCAGGTTCACCGAACTCAAGCGGCACCTTCCCAAAGCCTATCCGCTCAGTGAATATGTAACTTTAGACCTGGAAAGATGTATTCAGTGCGGCCGATGCGTACGGTTTACTGAAGAAATCTCCGGAGACGCGCAATTGGCGTTTCGGTTCCGAGGAGCCCAGATGCAGCCCTCCACGTTCCAATTGCTCAACTTCGAAAGTAAGTTCAGCGGAAACGTTATCGAAATCTGTCCAGTCGGTGCACTCACCAGCACCAAGTACCGATTCCGAGCGAGGCCATGGGACCTGGAGACCAAGCCGTCGATCTGTACCGAATGCAGCAATCACTGTAACGTCTGGTTCGATACGCGCTCATCCAAGTTTGTCCGCATGAACGGCCGAACGAACGAAATGGTCAACGAGGAATGGACTTGCGACAAGGGCAAGTTCGGCCAGGACTGGTACAACAGCGCCGACCGGTTGGGACAAGTTCTGATTCGGTCCGGCAGCGGATTTACTCCGGCTGGTTGGAGCGAAGCCTACGATCAAATTCTTCCTGCATTCAAAGATGCAGGAAAGTCCGCTGCGATATTGATTGGAGGAAAGAACTCCAACGAAGCGCTATTCATGCTTAAGAAATTCGGCGCCGAAGTCGTGAATACGCCGAATATCGATCACCGCTGGGCGAAAACTATCCCATCAGAGTCGGATTCGGTCGAGTCTGTATTCGGTACGAACGCGGTCCAAGATTCTATTGCTGACCTCGAATTCAAGAAGAGCATCATCGTCTTCGGAACGAATCTCGCCGAAGACCTGCCGATGATCTATCTTCGGGTTCGCAAGGCTTGGTTCAATCACGGCGCGGTAGTCAGCTTCATGGGCCAATCTGCGAGCGAGGTGGAATCCTTCGCGGCGAACAAGCTGCGCTACAAGGCAAACAGTGAAGCCGCACTCGCGCTCGCCGTTCTAAAGAGCGCAGTCGACCAGCACGGTTACTCTGTTCCGGCTGGGGTGACCAGCGCGATCAGTTCTCGGTCACTAGAGTCGCTTTGCAAGGCGGCAGAAGTTGATCCCAAGGTAGTCGGTTCAATCGCTAGCTCGATCGTGGCCGGAGCTGCAATCATCACTTCATCCGGCATCTACGATTCGGTGAACGCGCAGGATACGGTCGAAGCTCTGGCCGGTCTTGCGATGATCTCGGGGGCAACGTTTAATTGTTACGACACGACTCCTTCCGGCACAGCAGCAGGCGTGATCGGACTCGTGCCTGGAAAGGGTGGTATGAACACCAACCAAATCCTGGAAGCCTGCTCCGAGCACCGGATCAAGGCTCTTTGGCTCGTGAATTGCGACCCGTTTGAGCTTTGTGAGAACAAGCGACTAGTCGCCGACGCCCTCGAAAGCGTGGACTTTTTGGTTGTGCAAAGCGCGACCAAAAACAGCGCCTTGCCATACGCAAGCATTGTCCTCCCAGCATCTGGTCCTGCAGAGCAAGAAGGGACTTACACCAATTGTGAGCGACGCGTTCAACATGCCGGTGCCGTTTTGGCCGCTCCAGGCGAAGCAAAGGCAGGTTGGCGCATCTTTTCCGAGGTTCTGCTCCGCGCAAATCCGGGCAAGCCGTTCTTCAATTCGAAGGAAGTGTTCGAAGCGCTTTGTAAGGAGAATTCGCAGTTCAAATCGGTTAATTTGGACGAGCTCAGCGCAGAAGGGAGCATCGTTCAGGGCCGGGTAAAGTACGAGGTAACGAATGCCTAA
- a CDS encoding NADH-quinone oxidoreductase subunit H, giving the protein MAQNQPALLALIRVLLFLVPILLLVPGCIWWERRLLSWMQDRIGPNRTGTLTLKNGKKIRTFGLLQPIADGVKLFLKEDITPRAIDRFVYFVAPALALFPAFAIAGTLPWGPVTGPYGHLTPIWNPEIGLLYMLAISSLGVYGVVLAGYASDNKYSLMGGLRSSAQLISYELAMSMALATVVLSTGSLRMSEIVLAQEKPLWGVVPAIQNWFIFTPHGFVSFVIFLICMVAETNRAPFDLPEAENEIIAGYHTEYSSMKFAVFFMGEYAVMFIFGGVLGTVFLGGHNILPINWANLASGYPGYDFFDIMANLTYWLAPLTFLAKCVTGITFFIWLRATLPRLRYDQLMSLGWKTLLPVAVANFILVAAWILAQKVYGMAGAVGASIGAVLLVTILYRAVKKSINSKPIAMEKRKVKLVDGTEPVKMEASV; this is encoded by the coding sequence ATGGCCCAAAATCAGCCGGCGTTGCTCGCACTCATCCGAGTGCTGCTTTTCCTGGTTCCAATTTTGTTGTTGGTTCCTGGCTGTATCTGGTGGGAGCGGCGGCTTCTGTCTTGGATGCAAGATCGAATCGGGCCAAATCGCACGGGCACTCTCACCCTCAAGAACGGCAAAAAGATCCGGACTTTCGGCCTCTTGCAGCCGATTGCAGACGGCGTCAAGCTGTTTTTGAAGGAAGACATCACTCCGCGCGCGATTGATCGGTTCGTGTACTTTGTTGCACCAGCGCTCGCACTTTTTCCAGCGTTTGCGATCGCGGGCACCCTGCCATGGGGGCCGGTAACCGGACCTTATGGACATCTGACCCCGATTTGGAATCCAGAAATTGGACTTCTATACATGCTCGCGATCAGTTCGCTCGGCGTGTATGGCGTGGTTCTGGCCGGATACGCCTCGGACAATAAGTACTCATTGATGGGTGGACTCCGAAGTTCCGCTCAGCTCATCAGCTATGAACTGGCTATGAGCATGGCTCTTGCGACCGTGGTGCTGAGCACGGGCTCGCTCCGGATGTCCGAAATCGTTCTGGCACAAGAAAAGCCACTTTGGGGAGTCGTTCCGGCGATCCAGAATTGGTTCATCTTCACTCCGCACGGATTCGTTTCCTTCGTGATCTTCTTGATCTGTATGGTCGCAGAAACTAACCGCGCGCCATTCGATCTTCCTGAAGCTGAGAACGAGATCATCGCCGGATATCACACCGAATACAGCTCGATGAAATTCGCGGTGTTCTTCATGGGCGAATATGCGGTGATGTTCATCTTCGGTGGTGTTCTGGGAACAGTCTTCCTGGGCGGGCACAATATTCTGCCGATCAACTGGGCGAACTTGGCCTCCGGCTATCCAGGGTACGACTTCTTCGACATCATGGCGAATCTCACGTATTGGCTCGCGCCGCTCACATTCCTCGCCAAGTGTGTGACTGGAATCACATTCTTCATTTGGCTCCGGGCAACGCTCCCAAGGTTGCGATACGACCAACTGATGTCCCTGGGTTGGAAGACCCTGCTGCCAGTTGCGGTCGCAAACTTCATTCTGGTTGCGGCTTGGATTCTGGCGCAAAAGGTTTACGGGATGGCAGGCGCAGTCGGTGCTAGCATCGGCGCAGTGCTCCTAGTCACCATCCTATACAGAGCCGTGAAGAAGTCCATCAATTCCAAGCCGATTGCGATGGAAAAGCGCAAGGTGAAGCTAGTCGATGGAACCGAGCCGGTGAAGATGGAGGCTTCGGTTTGA
- a CDS encoding NADH-quinone oxidoreductase subunit J yields the protein MNLPEITPNLVIVCLLGGIAMLTAIGVVAFNSPVRSSLCLVANFFTLAFIYFSMNAELLGISQVIVYTGAIMVLFLFVIMLLNLSSDSVLSLKKFDVKPILAVPVGLALFVGIGSQLLKPMLDITSISAPNNFGTGPGWGAPQTIGRVLFTEYVWPFEIISLLLMVGVVGAILLSRRSVEE from the coding sequence TTGAACTTGCCAGAAATCACCCCGAACTTGGTCATTGTTTGCCTTCTGGGCGGAATTGCAATGCTCACCGCGATTGGGGTTGTGGCGTTCAACAGCCCGGTGCGCAGTTCGCTTTGCCTCGTCGCGAATTTCTTCACGCTGGCGTTTATCTACTTCAGCATGAACGCGGAGCTGCTCGGGATCTCACAGGTGATCGTTTACACCGGCGCGATTATGGTCTTGTTCCTGTTCGTCATCATGCTTTTGAATTTGAGCTCGGACAGCGTTTTGAGTTTGAAGAAGTTCGACGTCAAGCCGATTTTGGCGGTGCCGGTCGGGTTGGCTCTGTTCGTGGGGATCGGCAGCCAACTTCTGAAGCCGATGCTCGACATTACGTCCATCAGCGCGCCGAATAATTTTGGAACCGGTCCTGGTTGGGGCGCCCCACAAACAATCGGCCGAGTTCTTTTCACCGAGTACGTCTGGCCGTTTGAAATTATCAGCTTGTTGCTGATGGTCGGCGTGGTCGGAGCGATTTTGCTTTCGCGCAGGAGTGTTGAAGAATGA
- the nuoK gene encoding NADH-quinone oxidoreductase subunit NuoK — protein sequence MNGVPLAVYLGISLFMFFTGAVGVVVRRNPVVVFMCVELMLNAVNLTFVAFARYAPSPAIVPGQESSTWMAGQMAVIFVMAIAAAEVAVGLGIIMAIYRLRNKVDLDEMSTLRG from the coding sequence ATGAACGGAGTGCCACTCGCGGTCTACTTGGGGATCAGCCTTTTCATGTTCTTTACTGGGGCGGTGGGCGTTGTGGTTCGCCGAAACCCGGTCGTGGTTTTCATGTGCGTTGAACTCATGCTCAACGCCGTGAACCTGACTTTCGTTGCATTCGCTCGCTACGCGCCTTCTCCGGCAATTGTGCCAGGGCAAGAATCCAGCACATGGATGGCGGGCCAAATGGCAGTAATTTTTGTGATGGCTATCGCCGCCGCCGAAGTGGCAGTTGGACTGGGCATCATCATGGCGATCTACCGGCTCAGGAACAAGGTAGACCTGGACGAAATGAGCACGCTAAGAGGGTAA
- the nuoL gene encoding NADH-quinone oxidoreductase subunit L has translation MDNSVFNLIWWVLGLPLLGFLIQCFFGKAVIDSMGVAKGKRVMGAIAVAAIGGAFAIGLMITQAMVAAPEGTRNSVKTLFSWIHTFGINIPFEFRIDPLSMTMVLVITGIGSLIHLYATGYMSEEKDYPRFFAYLNLFVAFMLVLVLGNNLPLLFIGWEGVGLCSYLLIGFWYKDLANSRAANKAFIVNRIGDVGLALGMFLIVCLVSSQKSALGITDSRWLSYDVLLPHLPKLLEAQPALATAIALCLFIGACGKSAQFPLYIWLPDAMAGPTPVSALIHAATMVTSGVVLLNRFSVVFQASSVASVIVVVIGLFTAIWAALIAFGQTDIKKVLAYSTVSQLGFMFIACGAGYYWVGMFHVITHAFFKALLFLGSGAVIHSMAHDQDMRNYGGLRKFIPITFWTMFIGHIAIAGVPFTSGWFSKEEIIHSSLHGHQAVINGVNVGMYAGWIAFGAALLTAIYMTRMMMLTFAGPSRWQEIPVASHDHDHHEHHDHAHHAHHDHGPDVHGFFYTDAELASKHEEHDHHHALDKDHVPHEAPISMWLPLVVLAFFSLIAGVWLKGHAMISGLPKNLLEGWLASGMPVHAEHAEGHGAAIPYQHLVEPLGYGIGLLGIVIGVIWYLKGLPQSEGWNLKKWSPFRLSAGNQFGYDQTMVDAGVDGGGALAEFMWKFVDNKVVDGTIVGLGKLTFGIGKLAGFFQTGKARGYALMMLTGVAAIAGYLIYALNQVGGKI, from the coding sequence TTGGATAATTCAGTTTTCAATTTGATTTGGTGGGTGCTCGGATTACCTCTTCTGGGCTTTCTGATCCAATGCTTCTTCGGTAAGGCTGTCATCGACTCGATGGGCGTCGCAAAGGGCAAGCGAGTCATGGGCGCCATCGCGGTCGCTGCAATCGGTGGAGCGTTTGCCATCGGGCTGATGATCACCCAGGCGATGGTCGCCGCCCCAGAGGGGACTCGAAACTCAGTCAAGACGCTATTCTCCTGGATCCACACCTTCGGGATCAATATTCCGTTCGAGTTCCGCATCGACCCGCTTTCGATGACCATGGTCCTGGTGATCACAGGCATCGGTTCGCTGATCCACCTGTACGCGACGGGATACATGTCGGAAGAAAAGGACTACCCCCGATTCTTCGCGTATTTGAACCTGTTTGTCGCGTTCATGCTTGTGCTGGTGCTTGGAAACAACCTTCCGCTCCTGTTCATCGGCTGGGAAGGCGTTGGTCTCTGCTCGTACTTGCTGATCGGTTTTTGGTACAAGGATTTGGCCAACAGCCGAGCCGCGAATAAAGCATTCATTGTCAACCGAATCGGTGACGTCGGACTTGCGCTGGGGATGTTCCTCATTGTTTGCCTGGTCTCCAGCCAGAAGTCAGCGCTGGGTATCACAGATTCGCGCTGGTTGAGCTACGACGTCCTATTACCGCACTTGCCGAAGCTGCTTGAAGCCCAACCTGCTTTGGCGACCGCGATCGCACTTTGTTTGTTCATTGGTGCTTGCGGAAAGTCGGCGCAGTTCCCGCTCTACATTTGGTTGCCAGACGCTATGGCTGGCCCGACTCCAGTTTCGGCTCTCATTCACGCCGCCACGATGGTCACTTCCGGTGTCGTGCTTTTAAACCGATTTTCGGTAGTGTTCCAAGCCTCGTCGGTGGCAAGCGTCATCGTTGTGGTCATTGGATTGTTCACCGCGATCTGGGCTGCGCTCATTGCTTTCGGCCAAACCGACATCAAGAAAGTTCTGGCCTACTCGACCGTTTCGCAATTGGGATTCATGTTCATTGCGTGCGGAGCGGGTTACTACTGGGTCGGAATGTTCCACGTCATCACCCACGCGTTCTTCAAGGCGCTCCTGTTCTTGGGTAGCGGCGCGGTCATCCACTCAATGGCCCACGACCAAGACATGCGCAACTACGGCGGACTGCGAAAGTTCATCCCGATCACTTTCTGGACGATGTTCATCGGCCATATCGCGATTGCCGGTGTCCCGTTTACTTCCGGTTGGTTTAGTAAGGAAGAGATCATCCACAGCTCGCTCCACGGTCATCAAGCAGTAATCAACGGCGTGAACGTCGGGATGTATGCAGGCTGGATCGCTTTTGGTGCCGCATTGCTCACCGCGATCTACATGACTCGGATGATGATGCTCACTTTTGCCGGGCCGAGTCGCTGGCAGGAAATCCCAGTAGCGTCCCACGACCACGATCATCACGAGCACCACGATCATGCTCACCACGCACATCACGATCATGGTCCAGACGTCCACGGGTTCTTCTACACCGACGCCGAGTTGGCTTCAAAGCATGAAGAGCACGATCACCACCATGCCTTGGACAAGGACCATGTGCCTCACGAAGCTCCGATAAGCATGTGGTTGCCGCTGGTTGTACTGGCGTTCTTCTCACTCATCGCAGGTGTCTGGCTGAAAGGCCATGCGATGATTTCTGGATTGCCAAAGAACCTTCTCGAAGGATGGTTGGCCTCGGGTATGCCGGTTCACGCCGAACATGCTGAGGGACACGGTGCAGCAATCCCCTATCAGCACTTAGTTGAGCCTCTCGGCTACGGAATCGGCTTGCTTGGCATCGTCATTGGCGTGATTTGGTATCTAAAAGGCTTGCCCCAAAGCGAAGGTTGGAACCTCAAAAAGTGGAGTCCATTCCGGCTCTCGGCTGGAAACCAGTTCGGATACGACCAAACCATGGTTGATGCTGGTGTCGACGGAGGCGGAGCGCTCGCCGAGTTCATGTGGAAATTCGTGGACAACAAAGTGGTGGACGGCACGATCGTCGGGCTAGGCAAACTCACTTTCGGCATTGGCAAGCTGGCCGGATTCTTCCAAACCGGAAAGGCGCGGGGCTACGCTCTGATGATGCTTACCGGGGTGGCGGCGATTGCCGGCTACTTGATCTACGCATTGAACCAAGTCGGAGGCAAAATCTAA
- a CDS encoding NADH-quinone oxidoreductase subunit M, which produces MGILSLLIFIPLLGAAIIGFVPEKDKQLIRWISLFTSLVAFVASLAIFANFNSNTFHFQMVEKTDWIKQLGISYSLGVDGVSIWLVMLTTFLQVISTAFSFYVEDRAKQYHLWLLVLESAMLGVFLSLDMILFFVFFEATLIPMFFLINIWGGANRAYAAIKFILFTATGSILMLVGMCVMAYIYGQQTGAPSFDIIAIQSMVAKGSFWQGFMHLQAVVFWTFLLAFLVKVPMFPFHTWLPDAHVEAPTAGSVILAGVLLKMGTYGILRFVLPLFPDVVGQFVVPVIAIAVVGILYGGIVAAVQPDVKKLVAYSSVAHMGFVMLGIFSLTYTGMLGGALQQLSHGVSTGALFLLIGLIYERRHTRQFSDYGGLKSQMPIYSMLFLIVMLSSVGLPGTNGFIGEFMALMGAFQAGYFGINGMNIVLPAIAATGVIIAAVYLLIMFMRMFYGPNTNPENQRLKDLKPWEIGIVGALVVFIFWGGLYPNTFFKPMEASIQATRLMATGEAGARPLWANPDHEISDQGDLVLVSRSKDGKNYDVVDKIADGNLNYENQPGKMAVSAR; this is translated from the coding sequence ATGGGCATCCTTTCACTTCTCATTTTCATTCCGCTACTTGGCGCGGCGATCATTGGATTTGTGCCTGAAAAGGATAAGCAGCTCATCCGCTGGATTTCGCTGTTCACTTCGCTGGTCGCGTTCGTTGCCAGCCTTGCGATCTTTGCCAACTTCAACAGCAACACCTTCCACTTCCAAATGGTCGAAAAGACCGATTGGATCAAGCAGCTCGGCATCAGCTACTCGCTCGGAGTGGATGGAGTCAGCATCTGGCTGGTGATGCTCACCACATTTTTACAGGTGATTTCGACCGCGTTTAGCTTCTATGTCGAAGACCGAGCGAAGCAATATCACCTTTGGCTTTTGGTCCTTGAATCGGCCATGTTGGGAGTTTTCCTATCGCTCGACATGATCCTGTTCTTCGTGTTCTTCGAAGCGACCTTGATCCCGATGTTCTTCTTGATCAACATCTGGGGTGGCGCGAATCGAGCGTACGCGGCAATCAAATTTATCCTGTTCACGGCAACGGGTTCGATCCTGATGCTGGTCGGAATGTGCGTCATGGCGTACATCTACGGGCAGCAAACAGGTGCGCCGTCGTTTGACATCATCGCGATTCAAAGCATGGTGGCAAAGGGCTCATTCTGGCAAGGTTTCATGCACCTTCAGGCTGTGGTCTTCTGGACCTTCCTGCTCGCATTTCTTGTCAAGGTGCCGATGTTCCCGTTCCACACGTGGCTCCCGGATGCCCACGTTGAAGCTCCAACCGCCGGTTCTGTGATCCTGGCAGGCGTGCTGCTCAAGATGGGTACCTACGGAATCTTGAGGTTCGTGTTGCCGCTGTTCCCAGATGTGGTTGGCCAATTCGTGGTTCCGGTCATTGCCATTGCTGTGGTCGGAATTCTGTATGGCGGCATAGTCGCAGCGGTACAGCCGGATGTCAAAAAGCTGGTGGCGTATTCCTCGGTGGCTCACATGGGTTTCGTGATGCTGGGAATCTTCTCGCTCACCTACACCGGCATGTTGGGAGGGGCGTTGCAACAACTCAGCCACGGCGTTTCCACTGGTGCATTGTTCCTTTTGATCGGCCTCATTTATGAGCGACGCCACACCAGGCAGTTCTCCGACTATGGTGGGCTCAAGTCACAGATGCCGATCTACTCGATGCTCTTCTTGATCGTCATGCTCTCGAGCGTCGGATTGCCAGGCACCAACGGATTCATAGGCGAATTTATGGCCCTGATGGGTGCATTCCAAGCCGGATACTTTGGGATCAATGGCATGAACATCGTGTTGCCCGCCATCGCAGCAACAGGCGTGATCATCGCCGCGGTTTATCTGCTAATCATGTTCATGAGGATGTTCTACGGCCCGAACACCAACCCCGAAAATCAGCGACTAAAGGACCTGAAGCCATGGGAAATTGGCATCGTCGGTGCGCTGGTCGTGTTCATCTTCTGGGGTGGCTTGTATCCGAACACCTTCTTCAAACCGATGGAAGCGTCCATCCAGGCCACGAGACTCATGGCTACTGGTGAAGCCGGTGCTCGGCCGCTCTGGGCGAATCCGGATCACGAAATTAGCGATCAAGGAGATCTGGTTCTCGTGAGCCGGTCCAAAGATGGCAAGAACTACGACGTCGTGGATAAGATCGCTGACGGCAATTTGAACTATGAGAATCAGCCCGGCAAAATGGCGGTGAGTGCTCGGTGA